A stretch of Desulfotalea psychrophila LSv54 DNA encodes these proteins:
- a CDS encoding proline--tRNA ligase, translated as MRYSQSFIPTKKETPAEAEVASHQLMLRAGFMRKLSSGVYSYLPYGLAAIRKVENIVREEMNRAGAQEMLMPMVQPADLWKETGRYEKYGPELLRFFDRNNRESCLGPTHEEVITDIVRNELSSYRDLPINLYQIQTKFRDEIRPRFGLMRGREFVMKDAYSFDVDDEQANLSYDKMFEAYKRIFTRCGLQFRPVQADSGAIGGSHSHEFMVLAKTGEDTIVVCKDCEYAANMEKAEVKLVATENDEALAELEKIETPGKRKVNAVCDFLQITPQQLVKTMVFEADGEAVAVLVRGDREVEEVKLKNLLGVADVELMDDKAVFDATGVPTGYLGPVAIPIRVVADQEVMVMKNFYVGGNEKNFHLKNVNIERDCTVSAVADLRQISTDDPCPRCGGRLELTEGIEVGHVFKLGTGYSESMNARFQDGTGDEKPFVMGCYGIGVSRVVAAAIEQNHDKDGIIFPVPLAPYTVTVLNLGLKDPEITAAAEKLYAELQAAGLSVLLDDRDERPGAKFKDADLLGIPYRLTVGKGLAKNGMVEVRRRRDGHTEEMTPEVAADFLARCIQAELTD; from the coding sequence ATGCGTTATTCACAATCATTTATACCAACCAAAAAAGAGACACCTGCTGAGGCAGAGGTGGCGAGCCACCAGTTGATGCTTCGGGCAGGTTTTATGCGAAAGCTTAGTTCCGGCGTTTATAGCTATCTTCCCTATGGCCTTGCTGCCATTCGTAAGGTGGAAAATATTGTTCGTGAAGAGATGAATCGTGCCGGTGCCCAGGAGATGTTGATGCCCATGGTACAACCTGCCGATCTTTGGAAGGAGACAGGCCGATATGAAAAATATGGTCCGGAACTCCTCCGCTTCTTCGATCGTAATAATCGTGAGTCCTGTCTTGGACCCACCCATGAAGAGGTTATTACCGATATCGTTCGTAATGAGCTGAGCTCCTATCGGGATCTGCCCATCAACCTCTATCAGATTCAGACCAAGTTTCGTGATGAGATCAGACCTCGTTTTGGTCTGATGCGGGGTCGTGAGTTTGTCATGAAGGATGCCTACTCCTTTGATGTTGATGATGAGCAGGCAAATCTCTCATACGACAAGATGTTTGAGGCCTATAAGCGTATTTTTACTCGTTGCGGTCTGCAATTTCGTCCTGTCCAGGCGGATTCCGGGGCCATTGGCGGAAGTCATTCCCATGAGTTTATGGTGCTGGCTAAGACCGGTGAAGATACCATCGTGGTCTGTAAGGACTGTGAGTATGCGGCCAATATGGAAAAGGCCGAGGTTAAGCTGGTTGCCACCGAGAACGATGAGGCTCTGGCTGAACTGGAAAAAATTGAAACTCCGGGTAAGAGAAAGGTTAACGCCGTCTGTGATTTCCTCCAGATTACCCCGCAGCAGTTGGTCAAGACCATGGTCTTTGAGGCCGACGGGGAAGCTGTTGCCGTGCTTGTCCGAGGTGACCGTGAAGTAGAGGAGGTGAAGTTGAAGAACCTCCTGGGTGTGGCTGATGTAGAGTTGATGGATGATAAGGCCGTTTTTGATGCGACCGGCGTGCCCACCGGCTATCTTGGACCCGTTGCCATCCCAATTCGGGTGGTGGCTGATCAGGAGGTAATGGTCATGAAAAACTTCTATGTGGGCGGTAATGAGAAAAACTTTCACCTGAAGAATGTGAATATCGAGCGTGATTGTACCGTGTCCGCCGTTGCCGATCTGCGTCAAATCAGCACCGATGATCCCTGTCCGCGCTGTGGTGGTAGATTAGAGCTTACCGAGGGAATCGAGGTGGGCCATGTTTTTAAACTTGGTACAGGCTATTCTGAATCAATGAATGCCCGTTTTCAGGATGGCACCGGAGATGAAAAACCCTTTGTTATGGGTTGTTATGGTATTGGCGTTAGCCGGGTTGTGGCGGCGGCAATCGAACAGAATCATGATAAGGATGGCATTATTTTTCCTGTTCCCCTGGCCCCATATACGGTAACTGTCTTAAATCTTGGTCTTAAAGATCCGGAGATTACTGCTGCTGCTGAAAAGCTCTATGCAGAGCTTCAGGCGGCTGGCCTCTCGGTTTTGCTCGATGACCGTGATGAGAGACCGGGTGCAAAATTCAAGGATGCCGATCTTCTGGGTATTCCTTACCGACTTACCGTGGGCAAAGGCCTTGCCAAGAATGGCATGGTTGAAGTGAGACGTCGTCGTGATGGCCACACCGAAGAGATGACCCCTGAGGTGGCGGCAGATTTTCTTGCTCGTTGCATTCAAGCAGAACTCACCGACTAA